From a single Miscanthus floridulus cultivar M001 chromosome 8, ASM1932011v1, whole genome shotgun sequence genomic region:
- the LOC136478506 gene encoding uncharacterized protein isoform X3 yields the protein MDLDGESDSEARKNGTGIAIPTSSGDAPEAASTAVRSKKRDAPPDMQEGTEGTEKKKKNKNKKKKKRKTKSRRTSAKSSPPPASLEKNTDPSLSPQRNNGKGLKDTDSSDYSSPLRRPKSLLVEKTTSNGEIVYEYNSDQEVVDAYHKDLHKYNKKLARQQQLPTLKQCNYGRNITDWDNLKQKNAILDVAESVLRLSSSHDGKEINSCNGTIFEWDESDKSAIVVTSSQIIASKVSLDDWEDNNVYVPNAKVTAHLLDGTTSDLTLLYFSKHYEVAFFKVMGASKLQVASLEPELEFGSEACVLAREKDLGLICRRTKILALDPCDHQRNHYLFIGGSIPESSTGGSLTDFNRKVVGVVVNALPNFAFIPSSIIIRCFRLWQSFKKIARPHLGLKLRTVQFLDITHLEQLSRDFKIKVGLIVGKVSSESLAERNGFRTGDVIFSCRGESVSTTSEFEGILLDICEKQFKEGKGLNDEVDVELGVYKLREPASRRMVTLSVQLSDCMEAIDYARR from the exons ATGGATCTGGATGGAGAAAGCGATAGTGAGGCAAGGAAGAATGGTACGGGGATCGCCATCCCTACTAGTTCCGGAGACGCTCCGGAAGCGGCTTCCACTGCCGTCCGCTCAAAGAAACGCGATGCACCGCCTGACATGCAAGAGGGAACTGAGGGaactgagaagaagaagaagaataagaataagaagaagaagaagaggaagacgaagAGTCGGAGGACGTCTGCCAAATCATCGCCCCCACCTGCTTCTTTGGAGAAGAACACTGATCCTTCCCTCTCTCCTCAAAGGAATAATGGTAAAG GTTTGAAGGATACCGATTCCTCTGACTATAGCTCTCCACTCCGTCGCCCCAAGTCTCTACTCGTGGAAAAAACAACTAGCAATGGGGAAATAGTGTATGAGTACAACTCAGACCAAGAGGTTGTGGATGCCTATCACAAAGATCTTCACAAGTACAACAAGAAATTAG CTCGGCAACAACAGCTACCCACACTTAAACAATGCAATTATGGCCGAAATATAACTGATTGGGATAATCTGAAGcagaagaatgcaattctagatgTGGCCGAGTCTGTGCTGCGTCTTTCTTCCTCTCATG ATGGCAAAGAGATCAATAGCTGTAATGGTACTATCTTTGAGTGGGATGAAAGCGATAAATCTGCTATTGTTGTCACTTCATCTCAGATTATAGCCTCAAAGGTATCATTAGATGATTGGGAGGATAACAATGTTTACGTTCCCAATGCCAAG gtGACTGCTCACCTGTTAGATGGAACCACTTCTGATCTGACATTATTGTACTTCAGCAAACATTATGAAGTTGCCTTTTTTAAGGTTATGGGAGCTTCAAAGTTACAAGTTGCATCATTGGAACCTGAGCTTGAGTTTGGTAGTGAAGCTTGTGTGTTAGCAAGGGAGAAAGATCTTGGATTGATTTGTAGGCGGACGAAGATACTAGCATTGGATCCGTGTGACCACCAAAGGAATCACTATCTATTCATTGGTGGCTCAATTCCTGAG TCCAGTACTGGAGGATCATTGACAGATTTCAACCGGAAAGTTGTGGGGGTGGTCGTGAATGCCTTACCTAACTTTGCCTTTATTCCTAGCTCCATTATCATCAGATGTTTTCGATTGTGGCAAAGTTTCAA GAAAATTGCTCGACCCCATCTTGGTTTAAAGCTAAGGACTGTTCAATTTCTTGACATAACACATCTCGAGCAGTTATCCCGTGATTTTAAAATCAAGGTTGGTCTCATTGTTGGAAAG GTGTCTAGCGAATCACTTGCTGAGAGAAATGGTTTTAGAACTGGTGATGTTATCTTTAGTTGTCGAGGAGAGTCTGTTTCGACTACAAGTGAG TTTGAAGGTATACTGTTGGATATTTGTGAGAAACAATTTAAGGAGGGTAAGGGTCTGAACGATGAAGTAGATGTTGAG CTTGGTGTCTACAAACTGCGTGAACCTGCCAGTAGGAGAATGGTCACTTTATCTGTACAACTATCGGATTGTATGGAGGCCATTGATTATG CTCGTCGGTAG
- the LOC136478506 gene encoding uncharacterized protein isoform X1 has translation MDLDGESDSEARKNGTGIAIPTSSGDAPEAASTAVRSKKRDAPPDMQEGTEGTEKKKKNKNKKKKKRKTKSRRTSAKSSPPPASLEKNTDPSLSPQRNNGKGLKDTDSSDYSSPLRRPKSLLVEKTTSNGEIVYEYNSDQEVVDAYHKDLHKYNKKLARQQQLPTLKQCNYGRNITDWDNLKQKNAILDVAESVLRLSSSHDGKEINSCNGTIFEWDESDKSAIVVTSSQIIASKVSLDDWEDNNVYVPNAKVTAHLLDGTTSDLTLLYFSKHYEVAFFKVMGASKLQVASLEPELEFGSEACVLAREKDLGLICRRTKILALDPCDHQRNHYLFIGGSIPESSTGGSLTDFNRKVVGVVVNALPNFAFIPSSIIIRCFRLWQSFKKIARPHLGLKLRTVQFLDITHLEQLSRDFKIKVGLIVGKVSSESLAERNGFRTGDVIFSCRGESVSTTSEFEGILLDICEKQFKEGKGLNDEVDVELGVYKLREPASRRMVTLSVQLSDCMEAIDYVFCFWKGF, from the exons ATGGATCTGGATGGAGAAAGCGATAGTGAGGCAAGGAAGAATGGTACGGGGATCGCCATCCCTACTAGTTCCGGAGACGCTCCGGAAGCGGCTTCCACTGCCGTCCGCTCAAAGAAACGCGATGCACCGCCTGACATGCAAGAGGGAACTGAGGGaactgagaagaagaagaagaataagaataagaagaagaagaagaggaagacgaagAGTCGGAGGACGTCTGCCAAATCATCGCCCCCACCTGCTTCTTTGGAGAAGAACACTGATCCTTCCCTCTCTCCTCAAAGGAATAATGGTAAAG GTTTGAAGGATACCGATTCCTCTGACTATAGCTCTCCACTCCGTCGCCCCAAGTCTCTACTCGTGGAAAAAACAACTAGCAATGGGGAAATAGTGTATGAGTACAACTCAGACCAAGAGGTTGTGGATGCCTATCACAAAGATCTTCACAAGTACAACAAGAAATTAG CTCGGCAACAACAGCTACCCACACTTAAACAATGCAATTATGGCCGAAATATAACTGATTGGGATAATCTGAAGcagaagaatgcaattctagatgTGGCCGAGTCTGTGCTGCGTCTTTCTTCCTCTCATG ATGGCAAAGAGATCAATAGCTGTAATGGTACTATCTTTGAGTGGGATGAAAGCGATAAATCTGCTATTGTTGTCACTTCATCTCAGATTATAGCCTCAAAGGTATCATTAGATGATTGGGAGGATAACAATGTTTACGTTCCCAATGCCAAG gtGACTGCTCACCTGTTAGATGGAACCACTTCTGATCTGACATTATTGTACTTCAGCAAACATTATGAAGTTGCCTTTTTTAAGGTTATGGGAGCTTCAAAGTTACAAGTTGCATCATTGGAACCTGAGCTTGAGTTTGGTAGTGAAGCTTGTGTGTTAGCAAGGGAGAAAGATCTTGGATTGATTTGTAGGCGGACGAAGATACTAGCATTGGATCCGTGTGACCACCAAAGGAATCACTATCTATTCATTGGTGGCTCAATTCCTGAG TCCAGTACTGGAGGATCATTGACAGATTTCAACCGGAAAGTTGTGGGGGTGGTCGTGAATGCCTTACCTAACTTTGCCTTTATTCCTAGCTCCATTATCATCAGATGTTTTCGATTGTGGCAAAGTTTCAA GAAAATTGCTCGACCCCATCTTGGTTTAAAGCTAAGGACTGTTCAATTTCTTGACATAACACATCTCGAGCAGTTATCCCGTGATTTTAAAATCAAGGTTGGTCTCATTGTTGGAAAG GTGTCTAGCGAATCACTTGCTGAGAGAAATGGTTTTAGAACTGGTGATGTTATCTTTAGTTGTCGAGGAGAGTCTGTTTCGACTACAAGTGAG TTTGAAGGTATACTGTTGGATATTTGTGAGAAACAATTTAAGGAGGGTAAGGGTCTGAACGATGAAGTAGATGTTGAG CTTGGTGTCTACAAACTGCGTGAACCTGCCAGTAGGAGAATGGTCACTTTATCTGTACAACTATCGGATTGTATGGAGGCCATTGATTATG TTTTTTGTTTCTGGAAAGGTTTTTAG
- the LOC136478506 gene encoding uncharacterized protein isoform X4 produces MDLDGESDSEARKNGTGIAIPTSSGDAPEAASTAVRSKKRDAPPDMQEGTEGTEKKKKNKNKKKKKRKTKSRRTSAKSSPPPASLEKNTDPSLSPQRNNGKGLKDTDSSDYSSPLRRPKSLLVEKTTSNGEIVYEYNSDQEVVDAYHKDLHKYNKKLARQQQLPTLKQCNYGRNITDWDNLKQKNAILDVAESVLRLSSSHDGKEINSCNGTIFEWDESDKSAIVVTSSQIIASKVSLDDWEDNNVYVPNAKVTAHLLDGTTSDLTLLYFSKHYEVAFFKVMGASKLQVASLEPELEFGSEACVLAREKDLGLICRRTKILALDPCDHQRNHYLFIGGSIPESSTGGSLTDFNRKVVGVVVNALPNFAFIPSSIIIRCFRLWQSFKKIARPHLGLKLRTVQFLDITHLEQLSRDFKIKVGLIVGKVSSESLAERNGFRTGDVIFSCRGESVSTTSEFEGILLDICEKQFKEGKGLNDEVDVELGVYKLREPASRRMVTLSVQLSDCMEAIDYGF; encoded by the exons ATGGATCTGGATGGAGAAAGCGATAGTGAGGCAAGGAAGAATGGTACGGGGATCGCCATCCCTACTAGTTCCGGAGACGCTCCGGAAGCGGCTTCCACTGCCGTCCGCTCAAAGAAACGCGATGCACCGCCTGACATGCAAGAGGGAACTGAGGGaactgagaagaagaagaagaataagaataagaagaagaagaagaggaagacgaagAGTCGGAGGACGTCTGCCAAATCATCGCCCCCACCTGCTTCTTTGGAGAAGAACACTGATCCTTCCCTCTCTCCTCAAAGGAATAATGGTAAAG GTTTGAAGGATACCGATTCCTCTGACTATAGCTCTCCACTCCGTCGCCCCAAGTCTCTACTCGTGGAAAAAACAACTAGCAATGGGGAAATAGTGTATGAGTACAACTCAGACCAAGAGGTTGTGGATGCCTATCACAAAGATCTTCACAAGTACAACAAGAAATTAG CTCGGCAACAACAGCTACCCACACTTAAACAATGCAATTATGGCCGAAATATAACTGATTGGGATAATCTGAAGcagaagaatgcaattctagatgTGGCCGAGTCTGTGCTGCGTCTTTCTTCCTCTCATG ATGGCAAAGAGATCAATAGCTGTAATGGTACTATCTTTGAGTGGGATGAAAGCGATAAATCTGCTATTGTTGTCACTTCATCTCAGATTATAGCCTCAAAGGTATCATTAGATGATTGGGAGGATAACAATGTTTACGTTCCCAATGCCAAG gtGACTGCTCACCTGTTAGATGGAACCACTTCTGATCTGACATTATTGTACTTCAGCAAACATTATGAAGTTGCCTTTTTTAAGGTTATGGGAGCTTCAAAGTTACAAGTTGCATCATTGGAACCTGAGCTTGAGTTTGGTAGTGAAGCTTGTGTGTTAGCAAGGGAGAAAGATCTTGGATTGATTTGTAGGCGGACGAAGATACTAGCATTGGATCCGTGTGACCACCAAAGGAATCACTATCTATTCATTGGTGGCTCAATTCCTGAG TCCAGTACTGGAGGATCATTGACAGATTTCAACCGGAAAGTTGTGGGGGTGGTCGTGAATGCCTTACCTAACTTTGCCTTTATTCCTAGCTCCATTATCATCAGATGTTTTCGATTGTGGCAAAGTTTCAA GAAAATTGCTCGACCCCATCTTGGTTTAAAGCTAAGGACTGTTCAATTTCTTGACATAACACATCTCGAGCAGTTATCCCGTGATTTTAAAATCAAGGTTGGTCTCATTGTTGGAAAG GTGTCTAGCGAATCACTTGCTGAGAGAAATGGTTTTAGAACTGGTGATGTTATCTTTAGTTGTCGAGGAGAGTCTGTTTCGACTACAAGTGAG TTTGAAGGTATACTGTTGGATATTTGTGAGAAACAATTTAAGGAGGGTAAGGGTCTGAACGATGAAGTAGATGTTGAG CTTGGTGTCTACAAACTGCGTGAACCTGCCAGTAGGAGAATGGTCACTTTATCTGTACAACTATCGGATTGTATGGAGGCCATTGATTATG GTTTTTAG
- the LOC136478506 gene encoding uncharacterized protein isoform X2, with product MDLDGESDSEARKNGTGIAIPTSSGDAPEAASTAVRSKKRDAPPDMQEGTEGTEKKKKNKNKKKKKRKTKSRRTSAKSSPPPASLEKNTDPSLSPQRNNGLKDTDSSDYSSPLRRPKSLLVEKTTSNGEIVYEYNSDQEVVDAYHKDLHKYNKKLARQQQLPTLKQCNYGRNITDWDNLKQKNAILDVAESVLRLSSSHDGKEINSCNGTIFEWDESDKSAIVVTSSQIIASKVSLDDWEDNNVYVPNAKVTAHLLDGTTSDLTLLYFSKHYEVAFFKVMGASKLQVASLEPELEFGSEACVLAREKDLGLICRRTKILALDPCDHQRNHYLFIGGSIPESSTGGSLTDFNRKVVGVVVNALPNFAFIPSSIIIRCFRLWQSFKKIARPHLGLKLRTVQFLDITHLEQLSRDFKIKVGLIVGKVSSESLAERNGFRTGDVIFSCRGESVSTTSEFEGILLDICEKQFKEGKGLNDEVDVELGVYKLREPASRRMVTLSVQLSDCMEAIDYVFCFWKGF from the exons ATGGATCTGGATGGAGAAAGCGATAGTGAGGCAAGGAAGAATGGTACGGGGATCGCCATCCCTACTAGTTCCGGAGACGCTCCGGAAGCGGCTTCCACTGCCGTCCGCTCAAAGAAACGCGATGCACCGCCTGACATGCAAGAGGGAACTGAGGGaactgagaagaagaagaagaataagaataagaagaagaagaagaggaagacgaagAGTCGGAGGACGTCTGCCAAATCATCGCCCCCACCTGCTTCTTTGGAGAAGAACACTGATCCTTCCCTCTCTCCTCAAAGGAATAATG GTTTGAAGGATACCGATTCCTCTGACTATAGCTCTCCACTCCGTCGCCCCAAGTCTCTACTCGTGGAAAAAACAACTAGCAATGGGGAAATAGTGTATGAGTACAACTCAGACCAAGAGGTTGTGGATGCCTATCACAAAGATCTTCACAAGTACAACAAGAAATTAG CTCGGCAACAACAGCTACCCACACTTAAACAATGCAATTATGGCCGAAATATAACTGATTGGGATAATCTGAAGcagaagaatgcaattctagatgTGGCCGAGTCTGTGCTGCGTCTTTCTTCCTCTCATG ATGGCAAAGAGATCAATAGCTGTAATGGTACTATCTTTGAGTGGGATGAAAGCGATAAATCTGCTATTGTTGTCACTTCATCTCAGATTATAGCCTCAAAGGTATCATTAGATGATTGGGAGGATAACAATGTTTACGTTCCCAATGCCAAG gtGACTGCTCACCTGTTAGATGGAACCACTTCTGATCTGACATTATTGTACTTCAGCAAACATTATGAAGTTGCCTTTTTTAAGGTTATGGGAGCTTCAAAGTTACAAGTTGCATCATTGGAACCTGAGCTTGAGTTTGGTAGTGAAGCTTGTGTGTTAGCAAGGGAGAAAGATCTTGGATTGATTTGTAGGCGGACGAAGATACTAGCATTGGATCCGTGTGACCACCAAAGGAATCACTATCTATTCATTGGTGGCTCAATTCCTGAG TCCAGTACTGGAGGATCATTGACAGATTTCAACCGGAAAGTTGTGGGGGTGGTCGTGAATGCCTTACCTAACTTTGCCTTTATTCCTAGCTCCATTATCATCAGATGTTTTCGATTGTGGCAAAGTTTCAA GAAAATTGCTCGACCCCATCTTGGTTTAAAGCTAAGGACTGTTCAATTTCTTGACATAACACATCTCGAGCAGTTATCCCGTGATTTTAAAATCAAGGTTGGTCTCATTGTTGGAAAG GTGTCTAGCGAATCACTTGCTGAGAGAAATGGTTTTAGAACTGGTGATGTTATCTTTAGTTGTCGAGGAGAGTCTGTTTCGACTACAAGTGAG TTTGAAGGTATACTGTTGGATATTTGTGAGAAACAATTTAAGGAGGGTAAGGGTCTGAACGATGAAGTAGATGTTGAG CTTGGTGTCTACAAACTGCGTGAACCTGCCAGTAGGAGAATGGTCACTTTATCTGTACAACTATCGGATTGTATGGAGGCCATTGATTATG TTTTTTGTTTCTGGAAAGGTTTTTAG